In Streptomyces hawaiiensis, one genomic interval encodes:
- a CDS encoding DNA polymerase III subunit alpha, which yields MPGFTHLHTVSGFSLRYGASHPERLAERASERGMEALALTDRDTLAGAVRFSKACGKAGVRPLFGADLAVAGAEPERRERRRTPVRGGAFVDESAPRVTFLARDGARGWGELCRLVSAAHEGEGTPLLPWERNHAEGLTVLLGPGSDVGRALAAGRPDRAARLLVPWRDIYGDDLRLEAVWHGREGTGPGSLRLAARTVGFAAEQRIRPVLTNAVRYADPGLGPVADVLDAARRLVPIDPAKGLDSGEAWLKGAGDMFGAAERIVEAAGFRRETAHRLVAQTEAAAAECLVDPEDDLGIGTVHFPEPHLVGAGRRTAQRTLASRAAAGMVLRGYDRRREYWERMHHELDIIAHHGFASYFLTVAQVVDDVREMGIRVAARGSGAGSLVNHLLGIAHADPIEHRLLMERFLSKERVVLPDIDIDVESARRLEVYRAIIDRFGTERVATVAMPETYRVRHAIRDVGAALSMDPAEIDRVAKSFPHIRARDARAALEELPELRALAGEKEKYGRLWELVEALDALPRGVAMHPCGVLLSDASLLARTPVMPTSGEGFPMSQFDKDDVEDLGLLKLDVLGVRMQSAMAHAVEEVERVSGVRVDLDGLPPGDPETYRLIQSTETLGCFQIESPGQRDLVGRLQPAGFHDLVVDISLFRPGPVAADMVRPFIEARHGRAPIRYPHPDLEGPLKETYGVVVFHEQIIDIVDIMTGCGRGEADRVRRGLSDPESQERIKVWFAQHAAANGYDAETIQRTWEIVEAFGSYGFCKAHAVAFAVPTYQSAWLKTHHPAAFYAGLLTHDPGMYPKRLLLADARRRGVPVLPLDVNASGVAHRIELVSGKWGLRLALSDVYGISEAEAARIAVGQPYASLVDFWERGRPSRPLAQRLAQVGALDAFGANRRDLQLHLTELHRGARGGGGGQLPLAGGRKTAPAGLPDLTSSERLSAELGVLSMDASRNLMDDHRQFLDELGVVSARRLREARHGETVLVAGAKAATQTPPIRSGKRVIFSTLDDGTGLVDLAFFDDSHDACAHTVFHSWLLLVRGVVQRRGPRSLSVVGAAAWNLADLLEVRREEGLEGVAARLAGAGGSGDSGDDAEGAARRRLAGSDGAPAPAGSAAQDPMEQRKIRMATGYEMHPWADLRPAGEGPAAVGRKLWHQSPGSAG from the coding sequence GTGCCGGGGTTCACGCATCTGCACACCGTCTCCGGATTCTCGTTGCGCTATGGAGCCTCGCATCCGGAGCGGCTGGCCGAGCGTGCCTCCGAGCGGGGCATGGAGGCCCTGGCGCTGACCGACCGCGACACGCTCGCCGGTGCGGTGCGGTTCTCGAAGGCCTGCGGGAAAGCGGGGGTCCGGCCGCTGTTCGGAGCCGATCTGGCGGTGGCGGGTGCGGAGCCCGAGCGGCGGGAGCGGCGCAGGACTCCGGTGCGGGGTGGTGCCTTCGTCGACGAGTCGGCTCCCCGCGTGACTTTTCTCGCCCGGGACGGCGCCCGGGGGTGGGGGGAGCTGTGCCGGCTCGTCTCGGCTGCTCACGAGGGGGAGGGGACGCCCCTGCTGCCCTGGGAGCGCAATCACGCCGAGGGGCTGACCGTGCTGCTCGGGCCCGGATCGGACGTCGGGCGAGCCCTGGCCGCGGGGCGGCCCGACCGTGCGGCGCGGCTGCTCGTGCCCTGGCGTGACATCTACGGCGACGACCTGCGGCTGGAGGCCGTCTGGCACGGCCGGGAGGGGACGGGGCCGGGGTCGCTGCGGCTGGCCGCCCGTACCGTCGGGTTCGCCGCCGAGCAGCGGATCCGGCCCGTGCTCACCAACGCGGTGCGGTACGCGGACCCCGGTCTCGGGCCGGTCGCCGACGTGCTGGACGCCGCCCGGCGGCTGGTGCCCATCGATCCGGCCAAGGGGCTGGACTCCGGTGAGGCCTGGCTCAAGGGCGCCGGGGACATGTTCGGTGCGGCGGAGCGGATCGTGGAGGCCGCGGGGTTCCGGCGGGAGACCGCACACCGGCTGGTGGCGCAGACGGAGGCCGCGGCCGCCGAGTGTCTGGTCGATCCCGAGGACGATCTCGGGATCGGTACCGTCCACTTCCCCGAGCCGCATCTGGTCGGCGCCGGGCGTCGCACCGCCCAGCGGACGCTGGCCTCGCGGGCGGCGGCCGGGATGGTGCTGCGCGGATACGACCGGCGGCGGGAGTACTGGGAGCGGATGCACCACGAGCTGGACATCATCGCCCACCACGGGTTCGCCTCCTACTTCCTGACCGTCGCCCAGGTGGTCGACGACGTCAGGGAGATGGGCATCCGGGTCGCCGCCCGCGGGTCCGGGGCCGGGTCGCTCGTCAACCATCTGCTCGGTATCGCGCATGCCGATCCGATCGAGCACCGGCTGCTGATGGAGCGGTTCCTGTCGAAGGAGCGGGTCGTGCTGCCCGACATCGACATCGACGTGGAGTCCGCGCGGCGGCTGGAGGTCTACCGCGCGATCATCGACCGGTTCGGCACCGAGCGGGTCGCGACGGTCGCGATGCCGGAGACGTATCGCGTACGGCACGCCATCCGTGACGTGGGGGCCGCCCTGTCCATGGACCCGGCAGAGATCGACCGGGTCGCCAAGTCCTTTCCTCATATCCGGGCGCGGGACGCTCGCGCGGCGCTGGAGGAGCTGCCCGAGCTGCGCGCGCTGGCGGGGGAGAAGGAGAAGTACGGGAGGCTGTGGGAGCTGGTCGAGGCGCTGGACGCCCTGCCGCGTGGGGTGGCCATGCACCCGTGCGGGGTGCTGCTGTCCGACGCCTCGCTGCTGGCGCGTACGCCGGTCATGCCGACCAGCGGCGAGGGCTTTCCGATGTCGCAGTTCGACAAGGACGACGTCGAGGACCTCGGGCTGCTGAAGCTCGATGTGCTGGGCGTGCGGATGCAGTCGGCCATGGCGCACGCGGTGGAGGAAGTGGAGCGGGTGTCGGGGGTGAGGGTCGATCTGGACGGGCTGCCGCCGGGGGATCCGGAGACGTACCGGCTGATCCAGTCCACCGAGACCCTCGGGTGCTTCCAGATCGAGTCGCCCGGGCAGCGGGACCTGGTCGGGCGGCTCCAGCCGGCCGGCTTTCACGATCTCGTCGTCGACATCTCGCTGTTCCGGCCCGGGCCGGTCGCCGCCGACATGGTGCGGCCGTTCATCGAGGCGCGGCACGGGCGGGCGCCGATCCGGTATCCGCACCCGGATCTGGAGGGGCCGCTGAAGGAGACGTACGGGGTCGTCGTCTTCCACGAGCAGATCATCGACATCGTCGACATCATGACCGGCTGCGGGCGCGGCGAGGCCGACCGGGTGCGGCGCGGGCTGTCGGATCCGGAGTCGCAGGAGCGGATCAAGGTGTGGTTCGCGCAGCACGCGGCGGCGAACGGCTATGACGCGGAAACGATTCAGCGGACCTGGGAGATCGTCGAGGCCTTCGGGTCGTACGGCTTCTGCAAGGCGCACGCGGTCGCCTTCGCCGTGCCGACGTACCAGTCGGCGTGGCTGAAAACGCATCATCCCGCCGCCTTTTACGCCGGGCTGCTCACCCACGACCCCGGGATGTATCCGAAGCGGCTGCTGCTGGCGGACGCGCGGCGGCGGGGGGTGCCCGTGCTGCCGTTGGACGTGAACGCGTCGGGAGTCGCACACCGTATCGAACTGGTGTCCGGTAAATGGGGGCTGCGGCTGGCCCTCTCCGATGTGTACGGCATCAGCGAGGCCGAGGCGGCGCGGATCGCCGTGGGACAGCCGTACGCCTCGCTGGTCGACTTCTGGGAGCGGGGCCGGCCCAGCCGTCCGCTGGCCCAGCGGCTCGCGCAGGTGGGAGCGCTGGACGCGTTCGGCGCCAACCGCCGGGATCTGCAACTGCATCTGACCGAGCTGCACCGGGGCGCCCGGGGCGGCGGCGGTGGCCAGCTGCCGTTGGCCGGGGGGCGGAAGACCGCCCCGGCCGGGCTGCCCGACCTCACCTCGTCGGAGCGGCTCAGCGCCGAGCTGGGGGTGTTGTCCATGGACGCCTCGCGCAACCTGATGGACGACCACCGGCAGTTCCTCGACGAACTGGGCGTGGTGTCGGCGCGGCGGCTGCGTGAGGCCCGGCACGGGGAGACGGTGCTGGTCGCGGGCGCCAAGGCGGCCACCCAGACGCCGCCGATCCGGTCCGGCAAGCGCGTCATCTTCTCCACCCTGGACGACGGCACCGGCCTGGTCGACCTCGCCTTCTTCGACGACTCCCACGACGCCTGCGCCCACACCGTCTTCCACTCCTGGCTGCTGCTGGTGCGCGGGGTGGTGCAGCGCCGCGGCCCGCGCAGCCTCAGCGTGGTGGGCGCCGCCGCCTGGAACCTCGCGGACCTGCTGGAAGTGCGCCGGGAGGAGGGGCTGGAAGGGGTCGCGGCCCGGCTGGCCGGCGCCGGCGGTTCCGGGGACTCCGGCGACGACGCCGAGGGGGCCGCGCGCAGGCGGCTCGCCGGGTCGGACGGAGCGCCCGCACCGGCGGGTTCCGCGGCCCAGGACCCGATGGAGCAGCGGAAGATCCGCATGGCCACGGGGTACGAGATGCACCCCTGGGCCGATCTGCGCCCCGCGGGGGAAGGACCCGCGGCGGTCGGAAGGAAGTTGTGGCACCAGAGTCCGGGGAGTGCGGGATGA
- a CDS encoding DUF3533 domain-containing protein, which translates to MPHRSFLAEVRDAVTPRATLLIVGVIALQLLFIASYVGALHDPKPKDVPFGLVAPQAAADQALTRLERLPGSPLDPRALPDEATARTQLTHRDIDAALIIDPGGSTDTLLVASGGGRVLSTTLTTLVTTLEKSERRTIRTIDVIPSAPHDPNGLSSFYLVIGWCVGGYLGAAALAISAGAKPSSPTRAAIRLAVMALVALTGGLGGALITGPVLDALPGSTAALWGLGTLIIFAVGAATLALQGVFGTIGIGLVILLVVILGNPSAGGALPPPLLPPFWKAIGPALPPGAGTWSTRSIAYFGNNAMTTSLLVLAAWAVAGTAITMAAATLRRRANTPRTP; encoded by the coding sequence ATGCCGCACCGCTCGTTCCTCGCCGAGGTGAGAGACGCCGTCACCCCCCGGGCCACCCTGCTCATCGTCGGCGTGATCGCGCTCCAGCTGCTGTTCATCGCCTCCTACGTGGGAGCACTGCACGACCCGAAACCCAAGGACGTCCCCTTCGGCCTGGTCGCCCCCCAGGCCGCCGCCGACCAGGCGCTCACCCGCCTGGAACGCCTTCCCGGCTCCCCCCTGGACCCCCGCGCCCTGCCCGACGAGGCAACGGCCCGGACCCAGCTCACCCACCGCGACATCGACGCGGCTCTGATCATCGACCCCGGGGGCAGCACCGACACCCTCCTGGTCGCCTCCGGGGGCGGCAGGGTCCTCTCCACCACACTGACGACCCTGGTCACCACCCTGGAGAAGTCCGAGCGACGCACCATCCGGACGATCGACGTGATCCCGTCCGCGCCCCACGACCCCAACGGACTGTCGTCCTTCTACCTGGTGATCGGCTGGTGCGTGGGCGGTTATCTGGGTGCCGCGGCCCTGGCCATCAGCGCCGGGGCGAAACCCTCCAGCCCCACCCGAGCCGCGATCCGCCTGGCCGTCATGGCCCTGGTCGCCCTCACCGGCGGTCTCGGCGGAGCCCTCATCACCGGCCCGGTCCTGGACGCCCTGCCGGGCAGCACCGCGGCCCTCTGGGGCCTGGGCACCCTGATCATCTTCGCCGTGGGCGCGGCCACCCTCGCCCTCCAGGGCGTCTTCGGCACGATCGGCATCGGCCTGGTCATCCTGCTGGTGGTCATCCTCGGCAACCCCAGCGCGGGTGGCGCCCTGCCCCCACCCCTCCTCCCACCCTTCTGGAAGGCGATCGGCCCGGCCCTGCCCCCGGGCGCCGGCACCTGGTCGACGCGCTCCATCGCCTACTTCGGCAACAACGCGATGACGACGTCACTCCTGGTTCTGGCGGCATGGGCGGTGGCGGGAACCGCGATCACCATGGCGGCGGCCACACTACGAAGACGCGCGAACACGCCGCGGACGCCGTAA
- a CDS encoding S1 family peptidase, translated as MKHRRIPKRRAAVAGAGIAALVAAGVTFQTANASETPEASAPRTLSVTAAGKLASTLAEDLGGDAAGTYYDTKSKSLVVNVLDEAAAQAVEKAGAKARVVANSLAELKSARSTLKQDATIPGTAWVTDPTTNKVVVTADRTVSKAEWATLTKVVDGLGAKAELKRSKGEYKPFIAGGDAITGGSGRCSLGFNVVKGGEPFFLTAGHCTEGISTWSDSSGKEIGTNADSSFPDNDYGLVEYTAEVAHPSEVNLYNGSTQKISGAADATVGMAVTRSGSTTQVHEGKVTGLDATVNYGSGDIVNGLIQTDVCAEPGDSGGSLFSGDKAVGLTSGGSGDCTSGGETFFQPVTEALSATGTQIG; from the coding sequence TTGAAGCACCGACGCATACCCAAGCGGCGTGCAGCCGTGGCAGGCGCGGGCATCGCCGCGCTGGTCGCCGCGGGAGTGACGTTCCAGACCGCGAACGCCAGTGAGACCCCCGAGGCGTCCGCACCCCGGACCCTGTCGGTCACGGCGGCCGGAAAGCTCGCCTCGACGCTGGCCGAGGACCTGGGCGGCGACGCCGCCGGGACGTACTACGACACCAAGAGCAAGAGCCTTGTGGTGAACGTGCTCGACGAAGCCGCCGCGCAGGCCGTCGAGAAGGCCGGCGCCAAGGCGAGAGTCGTGGCGAACTCCCTCGCCGAACTCAAGAGCGCCCGCAGCACGCTGAAGCAGGACGCGACGATCCCGGGCACGGCCTGGGTGACCGACCCGACGACGAACAAGGTCGTCGTGACCGCCGACCGCACGGTCTCCAAGGCCGAGTGGGCGACGCTGACGAAGGTCGTGGACGGGCTCGGGGCGAAGGCCGAACTCAAGCGGTCGAAGGGGGAGTACAAGCCCTTCATCGCCGGTGGCGACGCGATCACCGGTGGCAGCGGGCGCTGCTCGCTGGGCTTCAACGTGGTCAAGGGCGGCGAGCCGTTCTTCCTGACCGCCGGGCACTGCACCGAGGGCATCTCCACGTGGTCGGACTCCAGCGGCAAGGAGATCGGCACCAACGCGGACTCCAGCTTCCCGGACAACGACTACGGGCTGGTCGAGTACACCGCGGAGGTTGCTCACCCGAGTGAGGTGAACCTCTACAACGGGTCCACCCAGAAGATCTCGGGCGCCGCGGACGCGACCGTCGGCATGGCGGTCACCCGGAGCGGGTCGACCACGCAGGTGCACGAGGGCAAGGTCACGGGGCTGGACGCCACCGTGAACTACGGCAGCGGCGACATCGTGAACGGGCTGATCCAGACCGACGTGTGCGCGGAGCCGGGTGACAGTGGCGGGTCGCTGTTCTCGGGTGACAAGGCGGTCGGGCTCACGTCCGGTGGCAGCGGTGACTGCACCTCCGGTGGGGAGACGTTCTTCCAGCCGGTGACCGAGGCGCTGTCGGCGACCGGGACGCAGATCGGCTGA
- a CDS encoding S1 family peptidase, giving the protein MRIKRTTPRSGISRRTRLIAVSTGLVAAAAIAIPSANASDAPSTFSTAELKSASGSLLKADIPGTAWAVDSKTNRVLLTVDSTVTQAEIAKIKQQAGGNADALTIKRVPGTFNKLIQGGDAIYASSWRCSLGFNVRASNGTEYFLTAGHCTDGAGTWYSNSGRTTVIGSTAGSSFPGNDYGLVRYSGSVSRPGTANGVDITRAATPSVGTTVIRDGSTTGTHSGRVTALNATVNYGGGDIVSGLIQTTVCAEPGDSGGSLYGSNGVAYGLTSGGSGNCSSGGTTFFQPVTEALSAYGVSVY; this is encoded by the coding sequence GTGAGGATCAAGCGCACCACCCCCCGCAGTGGCATTTCGAGACGGACCCGGCTGATCGCCGTTTCCACCGGACTCGTTGCCGCCGCAGCGATCGCGATCCCCAGCGCGAACGCCTCCGACGCCCCCTCCACCTTCAGCACCGCGGAGCTCAAGAGCGCCAGCGGCTCGTTGCTGAAGGCCGACATCCCGGGTACCGCCTGGGCCGTCGACAGCAAGACCAACCGTGTGCTCCTGACCGTGGACAGCACGGTCACACAGGCCGAGATAGCGAAGATCAAGCAGCAGGCCGGCGGCAACGCCGACGCGCTCACGATCAAGCGCGTCCCCGGCACGTTCAACAAGCTCATCCAGGGCGGCGACGCCATCTATGCGAGTAGCTGGCGCTGCTCCCTCGGCTTCAACGTCCGTGCCAGCAACGGCACCGAGTACTTCCTGACCGCCGGTCACTGCACCGACGGCGCGGGCACCTGGTACTCCAACTCCGGCCGCACCACGGTCATCGGCTCGACCGCCGGCTCCAGCTTCCCGGGCAACGACTACGGCCTCGTGCGCTACAGCGGGTCCGTCAGCCGCCCCGGCACCGCGAACGGCGTGGACATCACGCGCGCGGCCACCCCGAGCGTGGGCACCACCGTCATCCGCGACGGCTCAACGACCGGTACGCACAGCGGCCGTGTCACCGCCCTCAACGCCACCGTCAACTACGGCGGCGGTGACATCGTCTCCGGCCTGATCCAGACCACTGTCTGCGCCGAGCCCGGTGACTCCGGCGGTTCGCTGTACGGCAGCAACGGTGTGGCCTACGGCCTGACCTCCGGCGGCAGCGGCAACTGCTCGTCCGGTGGCACGACGTTCTTCCAGCCCGTCACGGAGGCCCTGAGCGCCTACGGCGTCAGCGTCTACTAG
- a CDS encoding DUF5685 family protein, giving the protein MFGIVRPCRHRLGEKLTSQWMAHLCGLCLALRGDHGQFARIVTNYDGLLISVLTEAQTDSDGTGRRTAGPCPLRGMRTASVAHGEGARLAAAVSLVLASAKMRDHVTDGDGLLARRPVARAAHRIAASWDTAGARSGTAVGFDTALLVDAVDRQAGIEALAGPGTPLLTVTEPTETATAAAFAHTAVLAGRPRNAGPLAEAGRLFGRLAHLLDAVEDRHTDVASGAWNPIAATGTSLAEVRRLADDALHGIRLALRDAELADAQLVHLLLVHELRRSVDRAFGTVPVCASHQGGGPHGQQGPHGQPPQGPYGSPHHPYAGGGVPPYAGGGDGFGGFGGGGFGGGGFGGGAPVPQPPRRRGFWAGCGMFWLLCCTCKLCCAKEYEGPWSRKKREGVCRDCDCDGCDCCCPCDC; this is encoded by the coding sequence GTGTTCGGAATCGTCAGGCCCTGTAGACACCGGCTCGGGGAGAAGCTCACCAGCCAGTGGATGGCGCATTTGTGCGGGCTCTGCCTCGCCCTGCGCGGTGACCACGGACAGTTCGCGCGGATAGTGACGAACTATGACGGACTTCTCATATCAGTTTTGACGGAGGCTCAGACGGACAGTGACGGGACCGGTCGGCGTACGGCCGGACCGTGCCCGCTGCGCGGTATGCGCACCGCCTCCGTCGCGCACGGCGAGGGGGCCCGGCTCGCAGCCGCCGTCTCCCTGGTGCTGGCCTCGGCGAAGATGCGCGATCACGTCACCGACGGTGACGGGCTGTTGGCCCGCAGGCCGGTGGCGCGTGCCGCCCACCGGATCGCCGCGAGCTGGGACACGGCCGGCGCCCGGAGCGGCACCGCTGTGGGATTCGACACCGCCCTCCTGGTCGACGCCGTGGACCGGCAGGCCGGGATCGAAGCGCTGGCCGGGCCCGGGACGCCGCTCCTGACGGTCACCGAACCGACCGAGACCGCGACCGCCGCTGCCTTCGCGCACACGGCGGTCCTCGCCGGCCGGCCGCGCAACGCCGGGCCGCTCGCCGAGGCCGGACGGCTCTTCGGACGCCTCGCGCACCTGCTGGACGCCGTGGAGGACCGGCACACTGACGTCGCGTCAGGCGCCTGGAACCCCATCGCCGCTACCGGCACCTCCCTCGCGGAGGTCCGCCGGCTCGCCGACGACGCGCTGCACGGCATTCGGCTCGCGCTGCGCGACGCCGAGCTCGCCGACGCGCAGCTCGTGCATCTGCTGCTCGTACACGAACTGCGGCGCTCGGTGGACCGGGCGTTCGGCACGGTGCCGGTGTGCGCCTCCCACCAGGGCGGCGGACCCCATGGACAGCAGGGACCCCACGGACAGCCGCCGCAGGGGCCCTACGGCTCCCCGCACCACCCGTACGCGGGCGGTGGCGTACCTCCGTACGCCGGTGGGGGAGACGGGTTCGGCGGGTTCGGCGGAGGCGGGTTCGGCGGGGGCGGGTTCGGCGGGGGCGCGCCGGTGCCCCAGCCACCCCGCCGGCGTGGGTTCTGGGCCGGCTGCGGGATGTTCTGGCTGCTGTGCTGCACCTGCAAGCTGTGCTGCGCAAAGGAGTACGAGGGGCCGTGGTCCCGCAAGAAGCGCGAGGGCGTCTGCCGGGACTGCGACTGCGACGGGTGCGACTGCTGCTGCCCGTGCGACTGCTGA
- a CDS encoding cell division protein SepF: MGSVRKASAWLGLVDDNEDERYYDDDYSDGAEPGEAWVTDPRVKVASDVAEEKGRRIGTVTPDSFRDARAIGELFREGVPVIMNLTAMEASDAKRVVDFAAGLIFGLRGSIERVSTRVFLLTPANTEIVNGDPAAHRTDGFFNQS, encoded by the coding sequence ATGGGATCGGTACGCAAGGCAAGTGCCTGGCTTGGCCTCGTCGACGACAACGAAGACGAGCGTTACTACGACGACGACTACTCCGATGGGGCCGAGCCCGGGGAGGCCTGGGTCACCGATCCGCGCGTCAAGGTGGCCTCGGACGTCGCCGAGGAGAAGGGCCGCCGCATCGGCACGGTGACCCCGGACAGCTTCCGGGACGCGCGCGCCATCGGCGAGCTGTTCCGCGAGGGCGTGCCGGTCATCATGAACCTCACGGCCATGGAGGCCTCCGACGCCAAGCGCGTGGTCGACTTCGCGGCCGGGCTGATCTTCGGCCTGCGCGGTTCGATCGAGAGAGTGTCGACCCGCGTGTTCCTGCTGACCCCCGCCAACACGGAGATCGTCAACGGCGACCCGGCCGCGCACCGCACGGACGGCTTCTTCAACCAGAGCTGA
- a CDS encoding acyl-CoA dehydrogenase family protein, producing MSGSSKLPPFDPGDPLGLDDLLEPEDLGIRDTVRAWAADRVLPYVAEWYEKGELPGIRELAEELGGIGALGMSLDGYGCAGASAVQYGLACLELEAADSGIRSLVSVQGSLAMYAIHRFGSEEQKQRWLPRMAAGEVIGCFGLTEPDHGSDPAAMRTYAKRDGSDWILNGRKMWITNGSVAGVAVVWAQTEDGIRGFVVPTGSGGFSAPEIKHKWSLRASVTSELVLDDVRLPADAVLPEVTGLRGPLSCLSHARYGIVWGAMGAARSSFEAAVDYAKSREQFGRPIGGFQLTQAKLADMAVELHKGILLAHHLGRRMDAGRLRPEQVSFGKLNNVREAIEICRTARTILGANGISLEYPVMRHATNLESVLTYEGTVEMHQLVLGKALTGLDAFR from the coding sequence ATGTCCGGTTCGTCCAAGCTGCCTCCCTTCGATCCCGGCGATCCCCTCGGCCTGGACGACCTGCTGGAGCCCGAGGATCTCGGGATCAGGGACACCGTGCGGGCCTGGGCCGCGGACCGGGTGCTGCCGTATGTCGCCGAGTGGTACGAGAAGGGGGAGCTGCCGGGGATCCGGGAGCTGGCCGAGGAGCTCGGCGGGATCGGTGCCCTCGGGATGTCCCTGGACGGGTACGGGTGTGCCGGCGCGTCGGCCGTGCAGTACGGGCTGGCCTGTCTCGAGCTGGAGGCCGCCGACTCCGGGATCCGGTCCCTCGTCTCGGTGCAGGGCTCCCTCGCCATGTACGCGATCCACCGCTTCGGCAGCGAGGAGCAGAAGCAGCGGTGGCTGCCGCGTATGGCCGCCGGCGAGGTCATCGGCTGCTTCGGGCTCACCGAGCCCGATCACGGCTCCGACCCCGCCGCCATGCGCACGTACGCCAAGCGCGACGGCTCCGACTGGATCCTCAACGGCCGCAAGATGTGGATCACCAACGGCTCCGTCGCCGGCGTCGCCGTCGTGTGGGCGCAGACCGAGGACGGGATCCGCGGGTTCGTCGTGCCGACCGGCAGCGGAGGGTTCTCCGCACCCGAGATCAAGCACAAGTGGTCCCTCAGGGCCTCCGTCACCAGCGAGCTCGTGCTCGACGACGTCAGGCTGCCCGCCGACGCCGTCCTCCCGGAGGTCACCGGCCTGCGCGGACCCCTCAGCTGTCTGTCCCACGCCCGGTACGGAATCGTCTGGGGTGCCATGGGCGCGGCCCGCAGCAGTTTCGAGGCCGCGGTCGACTACGCGAAGTCACGGGAGCAGTTCGGGCGCCCCATCGGCGGCTTCCAGCTCACCCAGGCCAAACTCGCCGACATGGCGGTCGAACTGCACAAGGGGATTCTGCTCGCCCATCATCTGGGGCGGCGTATGGACGCCGGCCGCCTGCGTCCCGAGCAGGTCAGCTTCGGCAAGCTCAACAACGTCCGGGAAGCGATCGAGATCTGCCGCACGGCCCGGACCATTCTCGGCGCCAACGGGATCTCGCTCGAATATCCCGTGATGCGGCACGCGACCAACCTCGAATCGGTGCTCACCTATGAGGGCACCGTCGAGATGCACCAGCTCGTGCTGGGCAAGGCGCTCACCGGACTCGATGCCTTCCGGTAG